The proteins below are encoded in one region of Sulfolobus islandicus Y.N.15.51:
- a CDS encoding zinc-dependent alcohol dehydrogenase family protein: protein MKAARLVEFQKPLKIEDLEVPKVGKGDVLLKVISCGICRSDWHLWRGDPALVAYMQWSGGKLPITQGHEVYGEVVEVGESVAKLKNGDKVVMPASSTGDNRTCKYCMEGDSNVCDHLVIAGYGINGCFAEYMLVPERSAIDLVKVPDGIKPEWAALSSCGFGTSWNAFTMKTNLKPGDMVVTIGAGGMGLSGIVIANALGAKVIAVDVNERSLEKAKILGSIETYKYSGKSEELNEIVEDIMKKYGSVDVVYDTTGIPEAVIPFLPLLRVHGTLLLAGLMMKGKETFPLPADLVVAREIRIQGVLMLPAQKFDTIFKLMKEGKINLDPVTYKTISIYDVNDAYKEMSEYKNAGRIIINKFS from the coding sequence ATGAAGGCAGCTAGATTAGTGGAATTTCAAAAGCCTCTGAAGATAGAGGATCTCGAAGTTCCTAAAGTTGGAAAAGGAGATGTGCTTCTAAAAGTGATAAGCTGTGGAATATGTAGATCAGATTGGCATCTATGGCGTGGAGATCCTGCTTTGGTAGCATATATGCAGTGGAGTGGTGGTAAGTTACCAATAACTCAAGGTCATGAGGTTTATGGAGAAGTCGTAGAGGTCGGAGAGAGTGTAGCTAAATTGAAAAATGGAGATAAGGTAGTCATGCCTGCTTCTTCTACCGGAGATAATAGGACATGCAAATACTGTATGGAAGGAGATTCAAATGTTTGTGATCACTTGGTAATAGCTGGTTATGGAATTAATGGGTGCTTTGCTGAGTACATGTTAGTCCCAGAGAGGTCAGCAATTGATCTAGTTAAAGTACCAGATGGAATAAAGCCAGAGTGGGCTGCTCTAAGTTCTTGTGGTTTTGGAACTTCATGGAACGCGTTTACAATGAAGACTAATTTAAAGCCCGGTGACATGGTGGTCACAATCGGAGCAGGAGGGATGGGTTTGAGTGGTATAGTAATAGCTAACGCTCTTGGTGCTAAAGTAATAGCTGTAGACGTTAACGAACGATCTTTAGAGAAAGCTAAAATATTAGGTAGCATTGAGACTTATAAATATTCTGGTAAGTCTGAAGAATTGAATGAAATAGTAGAGGATATTATGAAGAAGTATGGTTCAGTGGACGTAGTGTATGATACTACAGGAATTCCAGAGGCTGTCATACCGTTTTTACCTCTCCTTAGAGTGCATGGGACATTACTATTAGCGGGGCTTATGATGAAGGGGAAAGAGACTTTTCCATTGCCAGCAGATTTAGTGGTAGCAAGGGAAATCAGAATACAAGGAGTATTAATGTTACCAGCTCAAAAATTCGATACAATATTTAAATTAATGAAAGAAGGAAAGATTAATCTAGATCCAGTTACGTACAAGACTATAAGCATCTATGATGTCAATGATGCCTACAAGGAAATGAGCGAGTACAAAAATGCAGGAAGAATTATTATTAATAAGTTTAGCTAA
- a CDS encoding ferritin family protein: MKPVPAEPKLPSRDEYYDLANKLEWAPKYVKEEELFPVDMSGIPNLPIDVWAELYDAPYKVTYREYVKNQKEKDQRLFSVREAGVRAELVKKLDKTYHQGSFCFHITAVPIPEYTASIAEARMARFGKAGEWRNLSTFGSMDEVRHAQVQILLSHDSIQASPKFAYAHKMFWVDGWLPIAARSFFDDTITGTNAIEFALMTTFAFETGFTNLQFVAYAAMANKTNDFVFSSTTQSIQTDESRHAQIGHPVLKTFVDVTKLNEEMKKKI; the protein is encoded by the coding sequence ATGAAACCAGTTCCTGCAGAACCTAAACTACCATCAAGAGATGAGTATTATGATTTAGCGAACAAGCTAGAGTGGGCACCGAAATACGTAAAAGAAGAAGAACTATTTCCAGTAGATATGAGTGGAATACCGAATTTACCGATAGACGTATGGGCCGAGTTATATGATGCCCCCTATAAGGTGACATATAGGGAGTATGTAAAGAATCAAAAGGAGAAAGATCAAAGACTTTTCTCGGTAAGAGAGGCTGGAGTAAGAGCAGAGTTAGTAAAGAAATTGGATAAGACATATCATCAAGGCTCCTTCTGTTTCCATATAACTGCGGTTCCTATACCAGAATATACTGCGTCTATAGCAGAAGCAAGGATGGCGAGGTTTGGGAAAGCCGGTGAATGGAGAAACTTATCCACATTCGGTTCTATGGATGAGGTAAGACACGCACAAGTGCAAATCTTATTATCTCATGATAGTATACAAGCTAGTCCTAAGTTCGCCTATGCACATAAGATGTTCTGGGTTGACGGCTGGTTACCAATAGCAGCTAGATCGTTCTTTGATGATACTATTACTGGGACTAATGCAATAGAATTCGCCTTAATGACTACCTTTGCATTTGAGACTGGATTTACCAATTTACAATTTGTAGCATATGCCGCAATGGCAAATAAGACTAATGATTTCGTGTTTTCCTCAACAACTCAGAGTATACAGACTGATGAATCTAGGCACGCACAAATAGGGCACCCAGTTCTAAAGACCTTTGTTGACGTGACAAAGTTGAATGAAGAGATGAAAAAGAAAATTTAA
- a CDS encoding NAD(P)/FAD-dependent oxidoreductase codes for MKYDYLIIGSGIAGYNALKELLQLKPNSKIIMVSSDKYYPYDRPPLSKDYLRGKLEKDMLFFESDDFYKRDNLEVILNKSVERIDTGSKEAILSDGNTISFNKALITTGGRPRKLNIPGSENALYLRTLDDSDKIREAASKSKNALIIGAGFIGVEVASSLTTLGVKTTVVEVMPYIWNTFVDEKVSRVIQQYLESKGISFILNDSLKEIQGKNAITSNSRRLETDMLLIAVGITPNVELAKESGIQVDNGIIVNEYLETSAKDIYAAGDIANIFDPREGRRKRIEHWNNAEYTGKLAARNMAGNREAYNFISSIWSDIFDIHIESAGETRNYDEYVIRGKFESQRPRFSVIYLKGGTIKGYLAINRNVKEIVALNKLIQKQVEVSSKKDKLVEESFDLQKLLT; via the coding sequence ATGAAATATGACTACTTGATAATTGGGAGTGGTATTGCGGGATATAATGCATTAAAGGAACTACTCCAATTAAAGCCAAACTCAAAAATAATCATGGTCTCATCAGACAAATATTACCCATATGATAGACCACCACTATCAAAGGATTATCTTAGGGGAAAATTGGAAAAAGACATGTTATTCTTTGAGTCTGATGATTTTTATAAGAGGGATAATTTGGAGGTAATATTGAACAAGAGCGTTGAAAGGATCGATACAGGTTCAAAGGAGGCAATATTAAGCGATGGTAATACAATATCCTTTAATAAAGCGTTAATAACCACTGGTGGTAGGCCTAGAAAATTAAACATTCCGGGAAGTGAGAATGCCTTATACTTGAGAACACTTGATGACTCCGACAAGATAAGGGAGGCTGCCAGTAAGAGTAAGAATGCATTAATAATTGGGGCTGGTTTCATAGGTGTTGAAGTAGCGTCTAGCCTAACAACACTTGGCGTGAAGACTACTGTCGTGGAAGTAATGCCATATATATGGAACACATTCGTTGATGAAAAAGTATCAAGAGTAATACAACAATATCTAGAGAGTAAAGGCATATCCTTCATACTTAACGATTCATTAAAGGAGATACAAGGGAAGAACGCTATAACGTCAAATAGTAGGAGATTAGAGACGGACATGCTACTAATAGCCGTGGGAATAACACCAAACGTAGAACTTGCCAAAGAAAGCGGTATACAAGTTGATAACGGTATAATTGTGAATGAATACTTGGAGACAAGTGCTAAGGACATTTATGCGGCTGGGGATATTGCAAATATATTTGATCCTAGGGAGGGTAGGAGGAAGAGGATTGAGCACTGGAACAACGCTGAGTACACTGGAAAATTGGCAGCTAGGAACATGGCTGGTAATAGAGAAGCCTACAATTTCATATCATCCATATGGTCGGATATATTCGATATTCACATAGAATCGGCTGGTGAGACGAGGAATTATGACGAATACGTAATAAGAGGAAAGTTTGAATCACAAAGACCAAGATTCAGTGTAATATACTTAAAAGGAGGTACTATTAAGGGTTACTTAGCAATAAATAGGAACGTTAAAGAGATAGTAGCTCTTAATAAATTAATACAAAAACAAGTGGAAGTCTCAAGCAAAAAAGATAAGTTGGTAGAGGAAAGTTTTGATCTTCAGAAACTATTAACATAA
- a CDS encoding acetoacetate decarboxylase family protein, with product MTKNNNSNFTLPPTNNGKSQIVFQPPWYYGVTYIGAHIKFTKESAEKVIPRFLSTDGEGWVYIAEFISTSEDNWDYMYQDPDLVQYMEGAIGLKVNFEGKNYLYFPFMWVDKDWALVRGWLDGYPKKIAKIAMTKLHHLLPKYNKPERGLKMGGYAVRGGGVMFRMQVELEERTESLPLKNFGPFLNIRRFPSRGEGEVDLYEIVSRVRDETKYGEIWKGKANVELGGYVNDEVNLLEIERTIGGYHYTLYFKVTTTQLISKKIEEAISLNLK from the coding sequence ATGACAAAAAATAACAACTCCAATTTCACCTTACCCCCCACGAATAATGGCAAATCACAAATTGTATTTCAACCGCCATGGTATTATGGAGTTACCTATATTGGAGCTCATATAAAGTTCACTAAGGAATCTGCAGAAAAGGTAATTCCAAGATTCCTATCAACTGACGGTGAAGGTTGGGTTTACATTGCCGAATTTATTTCCACCTCAGAGGACAATTGGGACTACATGTATCAAGATCCAGATTTAGTACAATACATGGAGGGAGCTATTGGGTTAAAGGTCAACTTTGAGGGAAAGAATTACTTGTATTTCCCATTCATGTGGGTAGATAAGGATTGGGCATTGGTAAGAGGTTGGTTAGATGGATATCCGAAGAAAATAGCTAAAATTGCCATGACTAAATTACACCATCTGCTTCCAAAGTACAATAAACCAGAGAGAGGACTAAAGATGGGAGGATATGCTGTAAGGGGAGGAGGTGTAATGTTTAGAATGCAAGTCGAATTAGAGGAGAGGACTGAGTCGCTGCCTCTTAAAAACTTCGGGCCATTCTTAAATATAAGGAGATTCCCAAGCAGGGGTGAGGGTGAAGTTGACCTATACGAAATAGTAAGTAGAGTTAGGGATGAGACCAAATATGGAGAAATATGGAAGGGAAAAGCTAATGTGGAGTTAGGCGGATACGTTAATGATGAAGTTAACTTGCTCGAAATTGAGAGAACCATTGGCGGTTACCATTATACACTATATTTCAAAGTAACTACTACTCAACTAATAAGTAAGAAAATTGAAGAAGCAATCTCTCTAAATCTAAAATAA
- a CDS encoding YHS domain-containing protein has translation MMMSREGGLGQTRGEVKQALSNVSEGLMKNYRNTVEFAVRMREKGPAYKEAGEYLIAKGFWLSLRLIGALTGVSMDYLTPLDARIMSYKEFITEWVGAQFKRLLEDYGIRLPWYWQWFELELDHWHHNFIIGLYTWRRTLNVAFRGPTPDERKWLNEKYPHWEKFFGRVWDLYIKKIIDGQIPLPLTAVHLCTVCQVPIQAPVNGKYLRIYLKEYKGKIYTFDSPACLWIFDQEPDRYAGRRTYTQRVLEGMIQFTEEVYKDPKRLLEEVIWNMGQTEEGEAGLDPTDGAYALLYKEKDQDFLNRIKKYTEG, from the coding sequence ATGATGATGAGTAGAGAGGGAGGTTTAGGTCAAACTAGGGGAGAGGTCAAGCAAGCCTTATCTAATGTCTCAGAAGGACTAATGAAAAATTATAGAAACACTGTTGAATTTGCTGTTAGAATGAGAGAAAAAGGTCCAGCATATAAAGAGGCAGGAGAATATTTAATAGCGAAAGGATTCTGGCTATCCCTTAGGCTAATAGGAGCATTAACTGGAGTTTCTATGGATTACCTCACTCCACTAGACGCTAGAATAATGTCGTACAAGGAGTTTATAACAGAATGGGTAGGTGCCCAATTTAAGAGATTACTAGAAGATTATGGGATAAGATTACCTTGGTACTGGCAGTGGTTTGAATTAGAGTTAGATCATTGGCATCATAACTTTATTATAGGATTATATACGTGGAGAAGGACTCTAAATGTCGCATTTAGAGGTCCAACGCCTGATGAGAGAAAATGGTTAAACGAGAAATACCCACACTGGGAGAAGTTTTTCGGAAGAGTTTGGGACTTATACATAAAGAAGATAATTGATGGACAAATACCATTACCATTAACTGCAGTACATTTATGTACAGTTTGTCAGGTACCAATACAAGCACCTGTAAACGGAAAGTACTTAAGAATCTACTTAAAAGAGTACAAGGGAAAGATATATACGTTTGATAGTCCAGCATGCTTATGGATTTTTGATCAAGAACCAGATAGATATGCTGGAAGAAGGACTTACACACAAAGAGTACTTGAGGGGATGATACAGTTTACTGAAGAGGTATACAAGGATCCTAAGAGACTACTTGAAGAGGTAATATGGAATATGGGACAAACGGAAGAAGGGGAGGCTGGTCTAGACCCTACTGACGGTGCATATGCATTATTATATAAAGAGAAAGATCAAGATTTCCTCAATAGGATAAAGAAATATACGGAGGGGTAA
- a CDS encoding helix-turn-helix domain-containing protein, with protein MNDRLLEITFSVEHENCWTNLVGKYIVKTLRFSVDTERNSIRSLIVVDKKYKDLMNKIKRNNSFIGYSSISLTNDNKKILFDFRKRYKNSVMDIINSVDGIILDGFKYDGKEYWRILLYESYINELREKLRSKGNVEFIGFHELNVTEDELTPYELKTLILAYKNGYFDFPRRIKSDKVSKLINISKSTFTYHLRSAESRIIKRYIDDLKFYNVINNISQQEEERKDS; from the coding sequence ATGAATGACAGACTATTGGAAATTACGTTTTCAGTTGAACATGAGAACTGTTGGACTAATCTAGTTGGTAAATACATTGTGAAAACTTTGAGATTTTCTGTAGATACTGAGAGGAACTCTATTAGGTCCCTAATCGTTGTGGATAAAAAATACAAGGATTTAATGAATAAGATAAAGAGAAATAATAGTTTCATTGGATACTCATCAATTTCTCTCACAAATGACAATAAAAAAATACTTTTTGATTTCAGAAAGAGGTACAAAAATAGTGTAATGGACATTATAAACTCCGTAGATGGGATAATCTTAGATGGATTTAAGTATGATGGAAAGGAATATTGGCGAATTTTATTGTATGAAAGTTACATTAATGAATTAAGGGAGAAGCTTAGGTCTAAAGGGAATGTGGAGTTTATTGGCTTTCACGAATTAAATGTAACTGAGGACGAACTGACTCCATATGAACTTAAAACTTTAATTTTGGCTTATAAAAATGGCTATTTTGATTTTCCCAGGAGAATTAAGTCTGATAAAGTATCTAAATTGATAAATATAAGTAAATCCACTTTCACGTACCATTTAAGATCAGCTGAGTCGAGAATAATTAAACGATATATTGACGACCTAAAATTCTACAATGTAATTAACAACATATCGCAGCAAGAAGAGGAAAGAAAGGATAGCTAA
- a CDS encoding MmoB/DmpM family protein, whose product MSLELTLESILDKYQITDLSKLSQNIVGPVLTKDEFSYGVVEAIADDNPNTFKGVIDRGSYIRIVGERELVLNKSTLEEVLGREVRFPGEVEVRMSAFAGKIIVRGDYLKWYLEL is encoded by the coding sequence ATGAGTTTGGAGTTAACTCTTGAATCAATTTTAGATAAATATCAAATAACAGATTTAAGTAAATTATCACAAAATATTGTAGGTCCAGTACTTACGAAAGATGAGTTCAGCTACGGTGTAGTTGAAGCTATAGCGGATGATAATCCAAATACTTTCAAAGGAGTTATCGACAGAGGCTCATACATAAGAATAGTGGGTGAAAGGGAACTTGTTTTAAACAAAAGTACGCTAGAGGAAGTGTTGGGTAGAGAAGTTAGATTTCCAGGAGAGGTTGAGGTAAGGATGAGTGCATTTGCAGGAAAGATCATTGTAAGAGGGGATTATCTAAAATGGTATTTGGAGTTATGA
- a CDS encoding VOC family protein, giving the protein MVNKLLSQLASVEILTPKIDDTLWFFKDILGLYEVGKKGKSVYLRGWEDWYTYSLKVTESDTAGVKEIVWRTCSEKDLIDAINIVNSNGLGLGWDEGEPDMGIGRGYKFILPSGQIGKLVWEMKTWRASGELRSGYKARPMKKPTKGVQAKDLSHIFIFAYNDGALAKTVELLKKLTFKVNEILKEGDKKIAYWMAVNGTAHDLAIGLDPSGVPARLNHVTFNVDYSDDILRAADFYTDYGLEIVGGPLRHGITDSNSLYVKEPGGNLIEVLHGGYLNVVPDWEPVVWDTNEDGDRWLYYWGHVKEAFWHGSPIPATRISDELKEIVRQKLGAKI; this is encoded by the coding sequence ATGGTAAATAAGTTACTTTCCCAACTAGCTAGCGTAGAAATTCTAACGCCTAAAATCGACGATACATTATGGTTTTTCAAGGACATTTTGGGATTATATGAAGTTGGAAAGAAGGGTAAGTCAGTGTACCTAAGGGGTTGGGAAGATTGGTACACGTATAGTTTAAAGGTTACTGAATCTGATACCGCTGGGGTAAAGGAGATTGTATGGAGAACCTGTAGTGAAAAAGATCTAATTGATGCTATAAATATAGTAAACTCTAATGGATTAGGATTGGGATGGGATGAAGGAGAGCCAGATATGGGAATAGGAAGAGGTTACAAATTTATCTTGCCCAGTGGTCAAATTGGTAAACTTGTATGGGAAATGAAAACGTGGCGAGCTTCAGGTGAACTTAGATCGGGATATAAAGCTAGGCCTATGAAAAAGCCTACTAAAGGAGTTCAAGCAAAGGATCTGTCTCATATATTTATTTTCGCCTATAACGATGGAGCTCTTGCTAAGACCGTAGAGTTGTTGAAGAAGCTCACATTTAAAGTAAATGAAATATTGAAGGAAGGTGATAAGAAAATTGCGTATTGGATGGCAGTCAACGGTACAGCACACGATTTAGCAATTGGTCTAGATCCTTCTGGAGTTCCGGCTAGACTAAACCATGTTACGTTTAATGTGGATTATTCAGATGACATACTTAGGGCTGCGGACTTTTACACTGATTACGGATTGGAAATTGTAGGAGGTCCTTTAAGACACGGCATAACAGATAGCAATTCACTTTATGTAAAAGAGCCTGGTGGTAACTTAATTGAAGTGTTGCATGGCGGTTACCTTAATGTTGTACCAGATTGGGAGCCAGTAGTATGGGATACTAACGAGGATGGAGACAGATGGTTATATTATTGGGGACATGTAAAAGAAGCGTTCTGGCATGGTAGTCCCATTCCAGCTACTAGGATTAGTGACGAGTTAAAGGAGATAGTCAGACAGAAATTAGGAGCAAAAATCTAA
- a CDS encoding acetoacetate decarboxylase family protein has protein sequence MLYEDPEETKYMEAAVALKVKYNGNIYTYFPFMWVNKDLPLIRGWLLGYPKKLAYISMSEFHKLLDGYSGPSSGVKMGGYALRNGKEIIRIKITLREKVSQSPIPFDPIVQFRRFPAVQDGTDVYELGQVISSDFRVSEVWRGEGEVILNGSINEELEVLKINKIEGGYYFNWSFKQLGTKILSRISK, from the coding sequence ATGTTGTATGAAGACCCTGAAGAGACTAAGTACATGGAGGCTGCGGTGGCCCTAAAGGTCAAGTATAATGGTAACATTTACACCTATTTCCCATTCATGTGGGTTAATAAAGATCTACCGCTAATTCGTGGGTGGCTGTTAGGTTATCCTAAAAAATTAGCTTATATATCAATGTCAGAATTTCATAAACTTCTAGACGGTTACAGTGGTCCTTCTAGTGGCGTAAAGATGGGAGGATATGCGTTAAGGAACGGTAAGGAGATAATAAGAATCAAAATAACGCTAAGAGAAAAAGTCTCGCAATCCCCAATACCCTTTGATCCCATAGTGCAATTTAGGAGATTCCCAGCTGTCCAAGATGGTACAGATGTTTACGAGCTAGGACAAGTAATCTCCTCAGACTTTAGAGTTAGCGAGGTGTGGAGAGGTGAAGGAGAGGTGATATTAAACGGTTCAATAAATGAGGAGCTTGAAGTTTTGAAGATAAACAAGATTGAGGGTGGGTATTACTTCAATTGGTCATTTAAGCAATTAGGAACAAAGATCCTATCTAGGATTTCGAAATAA
- a CDS encoding CoA-acylating methylmalonate-semialdehyde dehydrogenase: MFERDILTTHHFELPMGRVLEEVKENYGRLKLYINGELVDSKTDTIGKAYNPAKDEVIAEVPFSAKDEVREAIQSAQEAFEKWREVPITTRIQYLFALKNKLEEYSETIARIIVQNHGKTIQEARGDMRRTIENVEAAISVAYTLYKGEHLDQVSQDIDETVVREPLGVFGIITPFNFPTMVPFWYLPFAIVLGNTVVIKPSEITPVPMDFIIKIFDEVKLPRGVVNVVHGAKDVVDEFLTNKLIQGVTFVGSTRVGKYIYENAGKSGKKAIVQAGAKNFVVVMPDADLNKTIPSVISAFFGNAGQRCLAAANLVAVGNIYDDVKRKFIEASKQLKIGYGLDESVDMGPVVTKEAKKRIIGYIDKGIEEGAKLLLDGREAKVLDYPNGYFLGPTIFDEVTPEMTIAREEIFGPVASIIHLRSLDEAIDIINKSNYGNASSIFTTSGYYARKFRREVNAGNIGINIGVAAPMAFFPFGGRKESFFGVLHGQIDSVDFFTDKKVVITRW, encoded by the coding sequence ATGTTTGAAAGAGATATATTAACGACTCATCATTTTGAATTACCTATGGGTAGGGTATTGGAAGAGGTAAAGGAGAATTATGGAAGGCTGAAGCTATATATAAACGGTGAGCTTGTAGATTCTAAAACTGATACAATAGGTAAGGCATATAATCCAGCTAAAGATGAAGTTATTGCTGAAGTCCCATTCTCAGCTAAAGATGAAGTTAGAGAGGCTATACAATCAGCTCAAGAGGCATTTGAGAAGTGGAGAGAAGTCCCAATAACTACTAGAATACAATACCTCTTCGCGCTTAAGAATAAGTTAGAGGAGTATTCAGAAACAATAGCTAGGATAATAGTTCAAAACCACGGAAAGACCATCCAAGAGGCCAGAGGGGATATGAGGAGAACTATAGAAAACGTTGAGGCTGCAATAAGTGTTGCTTACACTTTATATAAGGGTGAACATCTAGATCAAGTATCTCAAGATATTGATGAAACCGTTGTTAGGGAACCTTTAGGAGTTTTTGGAATTATAACTCCATTCAATTTCCCAACAATGGTTCCCTTCTGGTACTTACCATTTGCAATAGTTTTAGGAAATACGGTGGTTATTAAGCCTTCTGAAATAACTCCAGTACCAATGGATTTTATTATTAAAATTTTTGACGAGGTCAAGTTACCTAGAGGTGTTGTAAATGTCGTTCACGGTGCTAAGGATGTAGTTGACGAGTTCCTTACGAATAAATTAATCCAAGGTGTAACATTCGTAGGTTCGACGAGAGTAGGAAAGTACATTTATGAAAATGCAGGGAAGAGCGGTAAGAAGGCCATTGTTCAAGCAGGAGCTAAGAACTTTGTCGTAGTAATGCCAGATGCTGATTTAAATAAGACAATACCCTCTGTTATCTCAGCGTTCTTTGGCAATGCAGGGCAAAGATGTTTAGCAGCTGCTAATTTAGTAGCAGTAGGTAATATTTATGACGATGTTAAGAGGAAGTTCATAGAGGCTTCAAAACAATTAAAGATAGGTTACGGTTTGGATGAAAGTGTAGACATGGGCCCAGTTGTTACAAAAGAAGCTAAAAAGAGGATAATAGGATATATAGATAAGGGTATAGAAGAAGGAGCAAAACTATTGTTAGATGGTAGGGAAGCAAAAGTACTTGACTATCCCAATGGATATTTTCTGGGTCCAACTATATTTGATGAAGTGACACCGGAAATGACGATAGCAAGGGAGGAGATATTTGGACCAGTAGCGTCAATAATTCATCTAAGAAGTTTAGATGAGGCAATAGATATTATAAACAAGAGCAATTATGGTAATGCGTCATCAATATTTACCACAAGTGGTTATTATGCTAGAAAGTTCAGGCGTGAGGTCAACGCCGGAAATATAGGCATTAATATAGGTGTAGCTGCGCCAATGGCGTTCTTTCCATTTGGAGGCAGAAAGGAATCCTTCTTTGGCGTACTGCATGGGCAAATAGATAGCGTAGATTTCTTCACAGATAAAAAGGTAGTAATAACAAGATGGTAA
- a CDS encoding GlcG/HbpS family heme-binding protein: MNVLNKLGISDELADMLISEAVKKAKELGVKVSIAIVDEGGELKAFKRMDGAPILTIEIAIDKAWTAVSFGIPTHEWYNMLRDNPPLAMGFPKIPRLIIFGGGFPIVYKGQVIGGIGISGGSAEQDMEIAKNALKKLES; this comes from the coding sequence ATGAATGTGCTAAATAAGTTAGGTATATCAGACGAATTAGCAGATATGTTAATAAGTGAGGCAGTAAAGAAGGCTAAAGAGCTAGGAGTGAAGGTTTCTATAGCAATAGTAGATGAAGGAGGAGAGTTGAAGGCTTTTAAGAGAATGGACGGTGCACCAATCTTAACCATAGAGATAGCCATAGATAAAGCGTGGACTGCGGTAAGTTTTGGTATACCAACACACGAGTGGTACAACATGCTTAGAGACAACCCCCCACTGGCAATGGGATTTCCTAAAATACCTAGGTTGATAATCTTCGGTGGAGGATTTCCTATAGTCTATAAAGGGCAAGTAATAGGAGGAATAGGAATATCTGGCGGATCTGCGGAACAAGATATGGAAATTGCCAAGAATGCTCTTAAAAAATTGGAATCATAA
- a CDS encoding Rieske 2Fe-2S domain-containing protein: MSYPGEFHKVLTLDDIYEGEAKLVEVNRYEILVVNINGEIKAYYARCAHALGLIEPNSFDGEEKIICPVHLWEYNARTGESINPEGSSLFPLDVKVEGNDIFVKVPSVPVSEFKVKWFGMYRQRGVINEFGVNS; this comes from the coding sequence ATGAGTTACCCTGGAGAATTCCATAAAGTGCTAACACTAGACGATATTTATGAAGGTGAGGCTAAGTTAGTAGAGGTCAATAGATACGAAATTCTAGTAGTCAATATAAATGGAGAAATAAAGGCGTATTATGCAAGGTGTGCCCACGCGTTAGGTTTAATAGAGCCAAATTCTTTTGACGGTGAGGAGAAAATCATATGCCCAGTACATTTATGGGAGTATAATGCAAGGACAGGAGAGAGCATAAATCCTGAGGGAAGTTCCCTCTTTCCTTTGGATGTGAAGGTTGAAGGTAATGACATTTTTGTTAAAGTTCCGTCTGTTCCCGTTTCCGAGTTCAAGGTTAAATGGTTTGGTATGTATAGGCAAAGAGGTGTGATAAATGAGTTTGGAGTTAACTCTTGA